Proteins encoded by one window of Tunturibacter psychrotolerans:
- a CDS encoding DUF1801 domain-containing protein, whose amino-acid sequence MKSPIPMESASALIDERIKELGDWRGETLAHLRKLIHDADPDIVEEWKWMGTPVWSHDGIVCTGESYKQIVKLTFARGASIEDPKKLFNSSLEGNTRRAIDVREGEKINEAAFKKLICAAVAENSAVLAERAAKKK is encoded by the coding sequence TTGAAAAGTCCTATCCCGATGGAATCTGCCTCTGCATTGATCGACGAGAGGATCAAAGAACTTGGAGACTGGCGTGGAGAGACCCTTGCGCATCTCCGGAAGCTCATTCACGATGCCGACCCCGACATCGTGGAGGAGTGGAAATGGATGGGGACCCCTGTCTGGTCTCACGACGGCATCGTCTGCACAGGGGAGTCATACAAGCAGATCGTGAAGCTCACCTTCGCTCGTGGAGCTTCCATCGAAGATCCGAAGAAGCTCTTCAATTCCAGCCTCGAGGGGAACACGCGGCGTGCGATCGACGTCCGCGAAGGAGAGAAGATCAACGAAGCCGCCTTCAAGAAACTCATCTGCGCCGCGGTGGCGGAGAACTCTGCGGTACTCGCTGAACGGGCAGCCAAGAAGAAGTAG
- a CDS encoding ArsR/SmtB family transcription factor — protein MSSAADNLFRVLADPTRRAIFERLTREGDQTVHALTERAGVSQPMVSKHLSALKRARLVRNRRKGRETHYHARPEALAPLVDWMSHYGRFWHDRFDRLEDLLKRMDP, from the coding sequence ATGTCGAGCGCCGCAGACAATCTCTTCAGGGTTCTCGCCGATCCGACTCGCCGGGCCATATTCGAGCGGCTGACCAGGGAGGGCGACCAGACCGTTCATGCTTTGACCGAGCGGGCGGGTGTTTCTCAGCCGATGGTTTCGAAGCACCTGTCGGCTTTGAAGCGTGCGAGGCTGGTTCGCAATCGCCGCAAAGGGCGCGAGACCCATTACCACGCCAGGCCGGAAGCTCTCGCCCCGCTGGTGGATTGGATGAGTCACTACGGCCGCTTCTGGCACGACCGGTTTGACCGGCTCGAAGACTTACTAAAAAGGATGGACCCATGA
- a CDS encoding SRPBCC family protein, translating into MTTTTRTLVIEREMPYPPEKIWRALTEGPLIKEWLMDNDFQPVVGHGFSFRSTPAPNWNGVIDSEVLVVEPSKKLSYTWGTMGMESVVVWTLVPTSGGTLLRMEQSGFGSDQDAAYKGATYGWNKFIGNMERVVGGLE; encoded by the coding sequence ATGACTACTACTACTCGCACACTTGTGATTGAAAGAGAGATGCCATACCCGCCGGAAAAGATCTGGCGCGCCCTTACCGAAGGCCCTCTGATTAAGGAGTGGCTGATGGATAATGACTTCCAACCTGTCGTGGGCCATGGGTTTAGTTTTCGCTCCACTCCCGCGCCCAATTGGAATGGCGTAATCGACTCTGAGGTCCTGGTCGTCGAGCCTAGCAAGAAGCTCTCCTATACGTGGGGCACGATGGGGATGGAGAGCGTCGTCGTTTGGACGTTGGTCCCTACAAGTGGCGGAACGCTGCTGCGAATGGAGCAGTCTGGCTTCGGCTCCGATCAAGATGCTGCTTATAAGGGCGCGACCTACGGCTGGAATAAGTTCATCGGCAATATGGAGCGAGTTGTCGGCGGGCTCGAGTAA
- a CDS encoding cytochrome P460 family protein, whose translation MKSRRILICVGLVTSLAVVSGIAIHAAQDQNQYSLKVPNGLAVSEFKGYESWQLISISQRGDMIAGILGNPVIIAAYQSGIPGNGKPFPDGSKMAKIHWSARKADTEPGEPFVLGAQHDIDFMVKDTRGSRTDMDGATASSSWMPPPRPLGSAICRTIHRRGMMQSAALRATRTRRIGTTSSHNTRRGKRRGAIEPKEHPLAAIAGC comes from the coding sequence ATGAAGTCCAGACGCATACTGATCTGTGTGGGTTTAGTAACATCGCTAGCCGTCGTCTCCGGAATTGCGATCCATGCTGCTCAAGACCAGAACCAATACAGCCTGAAGGTGCCGAATGGCCTGGCAGTCTCCGAGTTCAAGGGATACGAAAGCTGGCAGCTGATCTCCATCAGCCAGCGCGGAGATATGATTGCGGGGATTCTCGGAAATCCCGTGATCATCGCAGCTTACCAGTCCGGCATTCCCGGTAATGGCAAGCCATTCCCAGACGGTTCCAAGATGGCGAAGATCCATTGGAGCGCGAGAAAGGCTGATACGGAACCAGGTGAGCCGTTTGTTCTCGGTGCTCAGCATGACATTGACTTCATGGTGAAGGACACAAGAGGTTCCCGGACGGACATGGATGGGGCTACGGCGAGTTCGAGTTGGATGCCGCCACCAAGACCTTTAGGATCGGCAATATGCAGGACCATCCACCGCAGGGGAATGATGCAAAGTGCGGCGTTGCGTGCCACGAGGACGCGCAGGATCGGGACTACGTCTTCACACAATACGCGGCGAGGTAAGCGGCGTGGCGCTATTGAACCAAAAGAGCATCCACTTGCGGCGATTGCAGGTTGCTGA